A region from the Cellvibrio sp. PSBB006 genome encodes:
- a CDS encoding PilX N-terminal domain-containing pilus assembly protein — protein MKSHLFIKQCALKKERGAVLIVGLIMVLLITIVGLAAVRGSGMQEIMAGNMRDMNLSFQGAEAGLRVGESTINSVSKTSAFNGDGLWTDLQLPTSTKAPIQDWDADDWVAEGSSIAAPEIEQVGTPRYVIERIITPIGKIAGADSSGIGVGSMEDVPEPEFFRVSSYSTGISSTAEAVVQSTYKTLN, from the coding sequence ATGAAAAGCCATCTTTTTATTAAACAGTGCGCCTTAAAAAAAGAGCGTGGAGCAGTACTAATCGTTGGATTAATTATGGTGCTGCTGATTACTATCGTGGGACTTGCTGCGGTACGAGGTAGTGGCATGCAGGAAATTATGGCGGGTAATATGCGAGACATGAATTTGTCATTTCAAGGGGCTGAAGCGGGGCTTCGAGTGGGTGAGTCGACAATAAATTCGGTATCAAAAACGTCAGCATTTAACGGCGATGGATTATGGACTGACTTGCAGCTGCCGACCTCAACCAAAGCCCCTATACAGGATTGGGATGCGGATGATTGGGTAGCTGAGGGTAGTTCTATTGCTGCACCTGAAATTGAACAGGTTGGTACACCCCGCTATGTAATAGAACGGATTATTACTCCTATAGGGAAAATAGCGGGAGCGGATAGCAGCGGAATTGGTGTGGGTAGTATGGAGGATGTTCCCGAACCTGAATTTTTCCGCGTCAGTAGCTACAGCACGGGGATTTCTTCCACGGCAGAGGCTGTGGTCCAATCCACCTATAAAACACTGAATTAA